One region of Camelina sativa cultivar DH55 chromosome 6, Cs, whole genome shotgun sequence genomic DNA includes:
- the LOC104792223 gene encoding uncharacterized protein LOC104792223 isoform X1: MGCAASSIDNEEKVLVCRQRKRLMKKLLGFRGEFADAQLAYLRALRNTGVTLGQFTESETLELENTSYGLSFPLPPSPPPTLPPSPPPPPPFSPDLRNPDTRHELVDDEEEGAADIDGGNDGSGATPPPPLPNSWNIWNPFDSLELDNHPNGDNVVTQTVLKKKQQVQQAEEENWAETKSQFEEEDEQQEAGDDCLDLSVHQIEAIGGCDTKKPRRLKFKLGEVMDDNSSMTSCSGKSLQNTRVTDCRIRKTLEGIIRELDDYFLKASGCEKEIAVIIDINSRDTVDPFRYQETRSKRSSSAKVFSALSWSWSSKSLQLGKDTTTSGAVEPCRPGAHCSTLEKLYKAEKKLYQLVRNKEVAKVEHERKSALLPKQDGENYDLSKMEKARLSLENLETEIQRLDDSITTTGSCMLNLINDELYPQLVALTSGLAHMWKTMLKCHQVQIHISQQLNHLPDYPSIDLSSEYKRQAVNQLETEVTCWYNSFCKLVNSQREYVKTLCTWIQLTDRLSNEENQRSSLPVAARKLCKEWQLVFEKLPDKVASEAIKSFLMSIKSVIHQQAEEYNLRRKCNKLERRLEKEQISLAEIERRLEGISAMEEEELSSTSLGSKHPLSIKQAKIEALRKRVDIEKAKYLNSVEVSKRMTLDNLKSSLPNVFQVLTALANVFANGFESVHGQTSTDVSKTSQDSDESQP; encoded by the exons ATGGGTTGTGCTGCTTCAAGCATTGATAATGAAGAAAAGGTTTTAGTGTGTAGGCAGAGGAAGAGGCTAATGAAAAAGTTATTAGGGTTCAGGGGAGAATTTGCTGATGCACAGTTGGCTTATCTTAGAGCTTTGAGGAACACTGGTGTTACTCTTGGGCAATTCACCGAGTCTGAGACCTTGGAGCTTGAAAACACTAGTTATGGTTTAAGTTTTCCTTTGCCTCCTTCGCCCCCTCCTACACTGCCTCCTTCAcccccaccacctcctccattTAGCCCGGATTTGAGAAATCCTGATACTAGACATGAATTggttgatgatgaggaagagggTGCTGCAGATATCGATGGTGGTAACGACGGAAGTG GTGCTACTCCTCCGCCTCCATTGCCGAATTCTTGGAACATTTGGAACCCTTTTGACTCACTGGAGCTGGATAATCATCCAAATGGTGACAATGTAGTTACACAAACTGTGctgaagaaaaaacaacaagttCAGCAAGCTGAAGAGGAGAATTGGGCGGAGACGAAGTCTCagtttgaggaagaagatgagcaaCAAGAAGCAGGAGATGATTGCCTTGATTTAAGTGTTCATCAGATAGAGGCTATCGGTGGCTGTGACACGAAGAAGCCACGGCGTTTAAAGTTTAAGTTGGGAGAAGTTATGGATGATAACTCATCCATGACAAGCTGCTCTGGTAAAAGTCTGCAGAACACTCGTGTGACTGATTGTAGGATCAGGAAGACCTTAGAAGGGATCATCAGAGAGTTGGATGATTACTTTCTAAAAGCATCGGGTTGCGAGAAAGAGATAGCTGTGATAATAGACATCAACAGTAGGGATACTGTTGATCCTTTCAGGTACCAAGAAACAAGAA GTAAAAGAAGCAGTTCTGCAAAGGTATTCAGTGCATTGTCATGGAGCTGGTCTTCAAAGTCTCTTCAGTTGGGAAAAGATACTACAACAAGTGGTGCTGTTGAACCCTGTAGGCCTGGAGCTCACTGCAGCACACTTGAGAAGCTATACAAAGCTGAGAAGAAACTTTACCAGCTAGTCAGA AACAAAGAAGTTGCCAAAGTGGAGCATGAGAGGAAGTCTGCATTACTGCCAAAGCAAGATGGGGAAAACTATGATTTGAGCAAAATGGAGAAGGCACGCTTGTCTTTGGAGAATTTGGAAACCGAGATACAACGTCTAGATGATTCCATAACTACAACAGGCTCCTGTATGCTTAACTTGATCAATGATGAGCTATATCCACAGCTAGTTGCTTTAACTTCTGG GCTAGCACATATGTGGAAAACAATGCTCAAGTGCCATCAAGTCCAAATTCATATATCCCAGCAACTGAACCATCTTCCAGATTACCCTAGTATAGATCTCAGTTCGGAATACAAACGACAGGCGGTTAATCAACTAGAGACCGAGGTTACTTGCTGGTACAACAGCTTTTGCAAGTTAGTAAATTCTCAGCGAGAATACGTGAAAACACTCTGTACGTGGATCCAACTTACTGATCGCCTCTCTAATGAAGAAAACCAAAGAAGCAGCTTGCCTGTTGCTGCTCGTAAGCTCTGCAAAGAATGGCAGCTTGTATTTGAAAAGCTCCCTGATAAG GTGGCTTCAGAAGCCATTAAAAGCTTTCTGATGTCAATTAAATCTGTTATTCATCAACAAGCTGAAGAATACAACCTGCGGAGGAAATGTAATAAACTTGAAAGGAGGTTGGAGAAAGAGCAAATTTCACTGGCTGAAATCGAAAGAAGGCTCGAGGGAATTTCAGCAATGGAAGAGGAGGAATTAAGCTCAACGAGTTTGGGTTCTAAGCATCCGTTGTCAATCAAACAAGCCAAGATTGAAGCCTTGAGGAAACGAGTGGACATTGAGAAAGCTAAGTACTTAAACTCAGTCGAGGTTAGTAAGAGAATGACACTGGACAACCTCAAGTCAAGCCTTCCCAATGTGTTTCAGGTGTTGACTGCTCTTGCTAATGTCTTTGCCAATGGGTTTGAATCCGTTCATGGCCAAACCAGTACAGATGTTTCCAAAACATCCCAAGATTCCGATGAATCTCAACCCTAA
- the LOC104792222 gene encoding ABC transporter C family member 2, whose product MGVELFEWYCKPVPNGVWTKQVANAFGAYTPCATDSFVLSISQLVLLVLCLYRIWLTLKDHKVERFCLRSKLYNYFLGLLATYATAEPLFRLIMGISILDLDGPGLPPFEAVGLGVQAFAWGSAMVMIFIETKIYIRELRWYVRFAVIYALVGDTVLLNLVLSVKEFYSSYVLYLYASEVASQVLFGILLFMHLPNLDPYPGYMPVRNETVDDYEYEEISDGQQICPERHANIFDKIFFSWMNPLMTLGSKRPLTEKDVWHLDTWDQTETLFMSFQQSWDKELQKPQPWLLRALNNSLGGRFWWGGFWKIGNDCSQFVGPLLLNQLLKSMQEDEPAWKGYIYAFSIFVGVVLGVLCEAQYFQNVMRVGYRLRSALIAAVFRKSLRLTNEGRRKFQTGKITNLMTTDAESLQQICQSLHTMWSAPFRIIVALILLYQQLGVASLIGALLLVLMFPLQTVIISKMQKLTKEGLHRTDKRIGLMNEVLAAMDTVKCYAWENSFQSKVQTVRDDELSWFRTSQLLGALNMFILNSIPVLVTIVSFGVFTLLGGDLTPARAFTSLSLFAVLRFPLFMLPNIITQVVNANVSLKRLEEVLATEERILLPNPPIEPGQPAISIRNGNFSWDSKGDRPTLSNINLDVPLGSLVAVVGSTGEGKTSLISAILGELPATSDAMVTLRGSVAYIPQVSWIFNATVRDNILFGSPFDREKYERVIDVTALKHDLELLPGGDLTEIGERGVNISGGQKQRVSMARAVYSNSDVYIFDDPLSALDAHVGQQVFEKCIKRELGQKTRVLVTNQLHFLSQVDRIVLVHEGTVKEEGTYEELSNNGPLFQRLMENAGKVEEYSEENGEAVADQTAVQPVANGNTNGLQMNGSDDKKSKEGNKKGGKSVLIKQEERETGVVSWRVLKRYQDALGGAWVVMILLSCYVLTEVFRVSSSTWLSEWTDAGTPKSHGPLFYNLIYALLSFGQVLVTLTNSYWLIMSSLYAAKKLHDNMLHSILRAPMSFFHTNPLGRIINRFAKDLGDIDRTVAVFVNMFMGQVSQLISTVVLIGIVSTLSLWAIMPLLVLFYGAYLYYQNTAREVKRMDSISRSPVYAQFGEALNGLSTIRAYKAYDRMAEINGRSMDNNIRFTLVNMGANRWLGIRLETLGGLMIWLTASFAVMQNGRAENQQEFASTMGLLLSYALNITSLLTGVLRLASLAENSLNAVERVGNYIETPPEAPPVIENNRPPPGWPSSGSIKFEDVVLRYRPQLPPVLHGVSFFIHPTDKVGIVGRTGAGKSSLLNALFRIVEVEKGRILIDECDIGKFGLMDLRKVLGIIPQSPVLFSGTVRFNLDPFGEHNDADLWESLERAHLKDTIRRNPLGLDAEVSEAGENFSVGQRQLLSLSRALLRRSKILVLDEATAAVDVRTDALIQKTIREEFKSCTMLIIAHRLNTIIDCDKILVLDSGRVQEFSSPENLLSNEGSSFSKMVQSTGAANAEYLRNLVLDNKRARDDSQHVQGQRKWLASSRWAAAAQFALAASLTSSHNDLQSLEIEDDSSILKRTNDAVVTLRSVLEGKHDKEIAESLEEHNISREGWLSSLYRMVEGLAVMSRLARNRMQQPDYNFEGNSFDWDNVEM is encoded by the exons ATGGGGGTTGAGCTGTTTGAGTGGTATTGTAAGCCGGTGCCCAATGGTGTTTGGACAAAGCAAGTGGCTAATGCATTTGGTGCATACACGCCTTGTGCTACTGACTCTTTTGTGCTTAGTATCTCTCAACTGGTTCTGTTGGTTCTGTGCTTGTATCGTATATGGCTCACCTTGAAGGATCACAAGGTGGAGAGGTTCTGCTTGAGGTCAAAATTGTATAACTATTTCTTGGGTCTCTTGGCTACTTATGCTACTGCTGAGCCTTTGTTCAGATTGATCATGGGGATTTCAATTTTGGATTTGGATGGACCGGGGCTTCCTCCTTTTGAG GCCGTTGGTTTGGGTGTCCAAGCTTTTGCTTGGGGTTCTGCAATGGTCAtgatttttatagaaactaaaatTTACATCCGTGAACTCCGTTGGTATGTCAGGTTTGCTGTCATATATGCTCTCGTGGGGGATACTGTCTTGCTAAATCTTGTTCTCTCAGTCAAGGAGTTCTATAGCAG TTATGTACTGTATCTCTACGCAAGTGAGGTGGCATCTCAG GTTCTGTTTGGAATCCTCTTGTTTATGCATCTTCCCAATTTGGATCCTTACCCTGGCTACATGCCAGTGCGTAATGAAACTGTTGATGATTATGAGTATGAAGAGATTTCTGATGGACAACAAATATGCCCAGAGAGACATGCAAATATATTTGACA AAATCTTCTTCTCATGGATGAATCCCTTGATGACTCTGGGATCTAAAAGGCCTCTAACAGAGAAGGATGTGTGGCATCTGGACACTTGGGATCAGACTGAAACTCTGTTCATGAG TTTCCAGCAATCCTGGGATAAGGAACTGCAAAAACCGCAACCGTGGCTGTTGAGAGCATTGAATAATAGTCTGGGAGGAAGGTTTTGGTGGGGAGGATTTTGGAAG ATCGGGAATGATTGCTCACAATTTGTGGGGCCTCTTTTACTGAATCAACTTTTAAAG TCAATGCAAGAAGATGAGCCAGCTTGGAAAGGTTACATCTACGCGTTCTCAATTTTTGTTGGAGTG GTATTGGGGGTGCTATGCGAAGCTCAATATTTCCAGAATGTCATGCGTGTTGGTTACCGATTGAGATCTGCTCTG ATTGCTGCTGTGTTCCGCAAATCGTTGAGGCTAACTAATGAAGGCCGTAGAAAGTTTCAAACGGGAAAGATAACCAACTTAATGACAACTGATGCCGAATCTCTTCAG CAAATTTGCCAATCACTTCACACCATGTGGTCGGCTCCATTTCGTATAATTGTAGCACTGATTCTCCTCTATCAACAATTGGGTGTTGCCTCTCTCATTGGTGCATTGTTGTTGGTCCTTATGTTCCCTTTACAG ACTGTTATTATAAGCAAAATGCAAAAGCTGACAAAGGAAGGTCTGCATCGTACTGACAAGCGAATTGGCCTTATGAATGAGGTTTTAGCTGCAATGGATACAGTAAA GTGTTATGCTTGGGAAAACAGTTTCCAGTCCAAGGTCCAAACTGTACGTGATGATGAATTATCTTGGTTCCGGACATCACAGCTTTTGGGAGCG TTAAATATGTTCATACTGAACAGCATTCCTGTTCTCGTGACTATTGTTTCATTTGGTGTGTTCACATTGCTTGGAGGAGACCTGACCCCTGCACGAGCTTTTACatcgctctctctctttgctGTGCTTCGTTTTCCTCTGTTCATGCTTccaaacattataactcag GTGGTAAATGCTAATGTATCCTTAAAACGATTGGAGGAGGTGTTGGCGACAGAAGAGAGAATTCTCTTACCAAATCCTCCCATTGAACCCGGACAGCCAGCCATCTCAATAAGAAATGGAAATTTCTCTTGGGATTCTAAG GGTGATAGGCCGACGTTGTCAAATATAAACTTGGATGTACCTCTTGGGAGCTTAGTTGCTGTGGTTGGTAGTACAGGCGAAGGAAAAACCTCTCTAATATCTGCTATCCTTGGGGAACTTCCTGCAACATCTGATGCAATGGTTACTCTCAGAGGATCAGTTGCTTATATTCCACAAGTTTCATGGATCTTCAATGCAACA GTACGCGACAATATATTGTTTGGCTCTCCCTTTGACCGTGAAAAATATGAAAGGGTCATTGATGTGACTGCACTCAAGCATGACCTAGAGTTACTGCCT GGTGGTGATCTCACGGAGATTGGAGAAAGAGGTGTTAACATCAGCGGAGGACAGAAGCAGAGGGTTTCAATGGCTAGGGCCGTTTACTCAAATTCAGATGTGTACATATTTGATGACCCCTTAAGTGCCCTTGATGCTCATGTTGGTCAACAG GTGTTTGAAAAATGCATAAAAAGAGAATTGGGGCAGAAAACAAGAGTTCTTGTTACAAACCAGCTCCACTTCCTATCGCAAGTGGATAGAATTGTACTTGTCCATGAAGGCACAGTGAAAGAGGAAGGAACATATGAAGAGCTATCCAATAATGGCCCTTTGTTCCAGAGGTTAATGGAAAATGCTGGGAAGGTGGAAGAATATTcagaagaaaatggagaagcTGTGGCCGATCAAACGGCAGTACAACCAGTTGCGAATGGGAACACAAATG GTCTTCAGATGAATGGAAGTGACGATAAGAAATCCAAGGAAGGAAATAAAAAAGGAGGAAAATCTGTCCTCATCAAGCAAGAAGAACGTGAAACCGGAGTTGTGAGTTGGAGAGTCCTGAAGAG GTACCAGGATGCACTTGGAGGGGCATGGGTAGTGATGATTCTCCTTTCATGCTACGTCTTGACAGAAGTATTTCGTGTTAGCAGCAGCACGTGGTTGAGTGAGTGGACTGATGCAGGAACTCCAAAGAGTCATGGACCCCTTTTCTACAATCTCATATATGCACTTCTCTCGTTTGGACAG GTTTTGGTGACATTGACCAATTCATATTGGTTGATTATGTCCAGTCTTTATGCAGCTAAGAAGTTACACGACAATATGCTTCATTCCATACTAAGGGCCCCGATGTCCTTCTTTCATACCAATCCACTAGGACGGATAATCAATCGATTCGCAAAAGATCTGGGTGATATTGATCGAACTGTGGCCGTCTTTGTAAACATGTTTATGGGTCAAGTCTCACAGCTCATTTCAACTGTTGTCTTGATTGGCATTGTAAGCACTTTGTCCTTATGGGCCATCATGCCCCTCCTGGTCTTGTTTTATGGAGCGTATCTTTATTACCAG AACACTGCCCGTGAGGTTAAGCGTATGGATTCAATTTCAAGATCGCCCGTTTATGCACAGTTTGGAGAGGCATTGAATGGCTTATCAACTATCCGTGCTTACAAAGCATATGATCGGATGGCTGAAATCAACGGAAGATCAATGGATAATAACATCAGATTCACTCTTGTCAACATGGGTGCCAATCGGTGGCTCGGAATCCGTTTAGAAACTCTTGGTGGTCTTATGATTTGGCTGACAGCATCGTTTGCTGTCATGCAGAATGGACGAGCGGAGAACCAACAGGAATTTGCATCTACAATGGGTTTGCTTCTCAGTTATGCCTTAAATATTACTAGCTTGTTAACAGGTGTTTTGAGACTTGCGAGTTTGGCTGAGAATAGTCTAAACGCGGTCGAGCGTGTTGGCAACTATATAGAGACACCGCCAGAAGCTCCACCTGTCATTGAAAACAACCGTCCACCTC CTGGATGGCCATCATCTGGATCCATAAAATTTGAGGATGTTGTTCTCCGTTACCGCCCTCAGTTACCCCCTGTGCTTCATggggtttctttcttcattCATCCAACAGACAAAGTGGGGATTGTTGGAAGGACTGGTGCTGGGAAGTCAAGCCTATTGAATGCGTTATTTAGAATTGTGGAGGTGGAAAAAGGAAGGATCTTAATCGACGAGTGTGACATTGGCAAGTTTGGACTGATGGACCTACGTAAAGTGCTCGGGATCATTCCACAGTCACCAGTTCTTTTCTCAGGAACTGTGAGATTCAATCTCGATCCATTTGGTGAACATAATGATGCTGATCTTTGGGAGTCTCTAGAGAGGGCACACTTGAAGGATACCATTCGCAGAAATCCTCTTGGTCTTGATGCTGAG GTTTCCGAGGCAGGAGAGAATTTCAGTGTGGGACAGAGGCAGTTGTTGAGTCTTTCACGTGCGCTGTTGCGGAGATCTAAGATACTCGTCCTTGATGAAGCAACTGCTGCTGTTGATGTTAGAACTGATGCCCTCATTCAGAAGACTATCCGAGAAGAATTCAAGTCATGCACGATGCTCATCATCGCTCACCGTCTCAATACCATCATTGACTGTGACAAAATTCTCGTCCTTGATTCCGGAAGA GTTCAAGAATTTAGTTCACCGGAGAACCTTCTTTCAAATGAAGGAAGCTCTTTCTCGAAGATGGTTCAAAGCACTGGAGCTGCGAATGCTGAGTACTTGCGTAATTTAGTTCTCGACAACAAGCGTGCCAGAGATGACTCACAACACGTACAAGGCCAGAGGAAGTGGTTAGCTTCTTCTCGCTGGGCTGCAGCCGCTCAGTTTGCTTTGGCTGCGAGTCTTACTTCGTCGCACAACGATCTTCAAAGCCTTGAAATTGAAGATGATAGCAGCATTTTGAAGAGAACAAACGACGCGGTTGTGACTCTGCGCAGTGTTCTCGAGGGGAAACACGACAAAGAGATTGCAGAGTCTCTTGAGGAACATAATATCTCTAGAGAGGGATGGTTGTCATCACTCTATAGAATGGTTGAAG GGCTTGCAGTGATGAGTAGATTGGCAAGGAACCGAATGCAACAACCAGATTACAATTTCGAAGGAAATTCATTTGACTGGGACAATGTCGAGATGTAG
- the LOC104792223 gene encoding uncharacterized protein LOC104792223 isoform X2, whose product MGCAASSIDNEEKVLVCRQRKRLMKKLLGFRGEFADAQLAYLRALRNTGVTLGQFTESETLELENTSYGLSFPLPPSPPPTLPPSPPPPPPFSPDLRNPDTRHELVDDEEEGAADIDGGNDGSGATPPPPLPNSWNIWNPFDSLELDNHPNGDNVVTQTVLKKKQQVQQAEEENWAETKSQFEEEDEQQEAGDDCLDLSVHQIEAIGGCDTKKPRRLKFKLGEVMDDNSSMTSCSGKSLQNTRVTDCRIRKTLEGIIRELDDYFLKASGCEKEIAVIIDINSRDTVDPFRYQETRSKRSSSAKVFSALSWSWSSKSLQLGKDTTTSGAVEPCRPGAHCSTLEKLYKAEKKLYQLVRNKEVAKVEHERKSALLPKQDGENYDLSKMEKARLSLENLETEIQRLDDSITTTGSCMLNLINDELYPQLVALTSGLAHMWKTMLKCHQVQIHISQQLNHLPDYPSIDLSSEYKRQAVNQLETEVTCWYNSFCKLVNSQREYVKTLCTWIQLTDRLSNEENQRSSLPVAARKLCKEWQLVFEKLPDKVL is encoded by the exons ATGGGTTGTGCTGCTTCAAGCATTGATAATGAAGAAAAGGTTTTAGTGTGTAGGCAGAGGAAGAGGCTAATGAAAAAGTTATTAGGGTTCAGGGGAGAATTTGCTGATGCACAGTTGGCTTATCTTAGAGCTTTGAGGAACACTGGTGTTACTCTTGGGCAATTCACCGAGTCTGAGACCTTGGAGCTTGAAAACACTAGTTATGGTTTAAGTTTTCCTTTGCCTCCTTCGCCCCCTCCTACACTGCCTCCTTCAcccccaccacctcctccattTAGCCCGGATTTGAGAAATCCTGATACTAGACATGAATTggttgatgatgaggaagagggTGCTGCAGATATCGATGGTGGTAACGACGGAAGTGGTGCTACTCCTCCGCCTCCATTGCCGAATTCTTGGAACATTTGGAACCCTTTTGACTCACTGGAGCTGGATAATCATCCAAATGGTGACAATGTAGTTACACAAACTGTGctgaagaaaaaacaacaagttCAGCAAGCTGAAGAGGAGAATTGGGCGGAGACGAAGTCTCagtttgaggaagaagatgagcaaCAAGAAGCAGGAGATGATTGCCTTGATTTAAGTGTTCATCAGATAGAGGCTATCGGTGGCTGTGACACGAAGAAGCCACGGCGTTTAAAGTTTAAGTTGGGAGAAGTTATGGATGATAACTCATCCATGACAAGCTGCTCTGGTAAAAGTCTGCAGAACACTCGTGTGACTGATTGTAGGATCAGGAAGACCTTAGAAGGGATCATCAGAGAGTTGGATGATTACTTTCTAAAAGCATCGGGTTGCGAGAAAGAGATAGCTGTGATAATAGACATCAACAGTAGGGATACTGTTGATCCTTTCAGGTACCAAGAAACAAGAA GTAAAAGAAGCAGTTCTGCAAAGGTATTCAGTGCATTGTCATGGAGCTGGTCTTCAAAGTCTCTTCAGTTGGGAAAAGATACTACAACAAGTGGTGCTGTTGAACCCTGTAGGCCTGGAGCTCACTGCAGCACACTTGAGAAGCTATACAAAGCTGAGAAGAAACTTTACCAGCTAGTCAGA AACAAAGAAGTTGCCAAAGTGGAGCATGAGAGGAAGTCTGCATTACTGCCAAAGCAAGATGGGGAAAACTATGATTTGAGCAAAATGGAGAAGGCACGCTTGTCTTTGGAGAATTTGGAAACCGAGATACAACGTCTAGATGATTCCATAACTACAACAGGCTCCTGTATGCTTAACTTGATCAATGATGAGCTATATCCACAGCTAGTTGCTTTAACTTCTGG GCTAGCACATATGTGGAAAACAATGCTCAAGTGCCATCAAGTCCAAATTCATATATCCCAGCAACTGAACCATCTTCCAGATTACCCTAGTATAGATCTCAGTTCGGAATACAAACGACAGGCGGTTAATCAACTAGAGACCGAGGTTACTTGCTGGTACAACAGCTTTTGCAAGTTAGTAAATTCTCAGCGGGAATACGTGAAAACACTCTGTACGTGGATCCAACTTACTGATCGCCTCTCTAATGAAGAAAACCAAAGAAGCAGCTTGCCTGTTGCTGCTCGTAAGCTCTGCAAAGAATGGCAGCTTGTATTTGAAAAGCTCCCTGATAAGGTTCTCTAA